A genomic region of Raphanus sativus cultivar WK10039 chromosome 6, ASM80110v3, whole genome shotgun sequence contains the following coding sequences:
- the LOC108807045 gene encoding elongator complex protein 5, protein MADSIFRKLRDGGEEGELAPALTIEETVASPFALDVSCYLLANLSSSILAGKSKSEGLVLITFSRSPSFYLQFLKQKGIFVSSSSKWIRVLDCYTDPLGWIDQPSTGVTEGSSLVKLHKCVTDLKRLFSSIIDAGRVMVGDGKTRFTVAIDSVNELLRHSSMPLVSGLLTDLRSHEQVSSLFWSLNTDLHQEKVTNALEYISTMKANLEPLCPSSHGKRNALENLFLVHQDFGKGRFHVRFKLRKGRVRVMSEEYHVDQMGINFSPISSAESVIATTKSLLPKVHFNLQLSEKERVEKEKVVLPFEHQDHGKSTEIYDGRRTLADGKTEATPLLSSGELQTDAVSSGKGGEIIYFRDSDDEHPDSDEDPDDDLDI, encoded by the exons ATGGCGGATTCGATATTCAGAAAGCTAAGAGACGGTGGAGAAGAAGGAGAGCTCGCGCCAGCTCTCACCATAGAGGAAACTGTAGCTTCACCTTTCGCACTCGATGTCTCCTGCTATCTCCTCGCAAATCTATCTTCATCAATCCTGGCCGGAAAGTCGAAGTCGGA GGGCCTCGTGCTGATCACATTCTCTCGGAGCCCTTCGTTCTATTTGCAGTTCTTGAAGCAAAAAGGAATCTTTGTCTCTTCATCCTCTAAAtg GATTCGTGTTTTGGATTGTTACACTGATCCACTAGGCTGGATTGATCAACCTTCCACTGGTGTTACTGAAGGTTCAAGTTTAGTTAAGCTACACAAGTGTGTTACTGACTTGAAGAGACTTTTCTCTTCAATCATTGATGCAGGAAGAG TGATGGTTGGGGATGGGAAGACACGTTTCACTGTTGCTATAGATTCG GTGAATGAACTGCTGAGACATTCATCCATGCCATTAGTTTCTGGTCTTTTAACAGATCTTCGAAGCCACG AACAAGTTTCCAGTTTGTTTTGGTCATTAAACACTGACCTTCACCAAGAGAAGGTCACTAATGCGCTTGAATATATATCCACCATGAAAGCCAACTTAGAGCCTTTGTGTCCATCTTCCCATGGGAAAAGGAATGCTTTGGAAAACCTCTTCCTGGTTCATCAAGATTTTGGTAAAGGACGGTTCCATGTCCGCTTTAAGCTTAGAAAGGGACGTGTCAGAGTAATG TCTGAAGAGTATCATGTTGATCAAATGGGCATAAACTTTTCACCCATTTCCTCTGCTGAATCTGTTATTGCAACCACCAAAAGCCTTTTGCCTAAG GTTCATTTCAATCTACAGTTGTCTGAGAAAGAACGAGTTGAGAAAGAAAAAGTTGTGCTTCCTTTTGAGCACCAAG ATCATGGAAAATCGACAGAGATTTATGATGGGCGGAGAACTCTTGCGGACGGCAAGACTGAGGCAACACCATTACTGTCTTCAGGAGAGTTGCAGACCGATGCGGTTTCATCTGGTAAAGGTGGAGAGATTATATATTTCAGAG
- the LOC108806910 gene encoding 60S ribosomal protein L6, mitochondrial produces the protein MEAKFFRFLKIVGVGYKARAEEAGRFLYLKLGYSHEVELAVPPAVRVFCFKNNVVCCTGIDKDRVHQFAATVRSCKPPEVYKGKGIMYIDEVVKKKVGKKSK, from the coding sequence ATGGAAGCCAAGTTCTTTAGGTTCTTGAAGATTGTTGGAGTTGGATACAAAGCCAGAGCTGAGGAGGCAGGCCGTTTCTTATACCTTAAGCTGGGTTACAGTCACGAAGTCGAACTCGCGGTTCCTCCGGCTGTTCGTGTCTTCTGTTTCAAGAACAATGTGGTTTGCTGCACCGGGATCGACAAGGACAGGGTGCATCAGTTTGCTGCCACAGTCAGGAGTTGCAAACCTCCTGAAGTTTACAAGGGAAAAGGCATCATGTACATCGACGAAGTCGTCAAGAAGAAGGTTGGAAAGAAGTCGAaataa